The following are from one region of the Halodesulfurarchaeum sp. HSR-GB genome:
- a CDS encoding Xaa-Pro peptidase family protein gives MDLSRLDEHLDAADLDGYLLDADSTDPSQYYLSGFDAPDPFVTLYTPAQTAILTSPLEYARAKTESRADAVRRLGDYDYREKRAEHGREQARSMVLAEFLAEFDVTAVGTNRRFPLFTADSLRDRQVTVQADPDDVIEEIRATKTEAELAHIREAQSANEAAMEAAEAMIADAEVGSDGDLQLGGEVLTSERVKATIERTLLDRGFALDDTIVASGQAGANPHDSGSGPIGVDEPIIVDIFPQSKTTKYHADMTRTFLKGEPTAQVADFYETTKRAKAAALETVEAGVTGADVHDAVCDVYENAGYPTLREDESTETGFIHGTGHGVGLAVHEKPQISPDGGQLEPGQVITIEPGLYDPAVGGVRIEDLVVVTEDGYENLTDYPETLVV, from the coding sequence ATGGACCTCTCCCGACTCGACGAACACCTCGACGCGGCGGACCTGGACGGCTATCTCCTCGATGCGGATTCGACTGATCCGAGCCAGTACTACCTCTCGGGCTTTGACGCCCCGGATCCGTTCGTCACTCTCTACACACCCGCACAGACCGCGATCCTCACCTCGCCGCTCGAGTACGCCCGGGCGAAAACGGAGAGTCGAGCCGACGCGGTGCGACGACTCGGCGATTACGATTACCGCGAGAAGCGGGCCGAACACGGCCGTGAACAGGCCAGAAGCATGGTTCTCGCAGAATTCCTCGCGGAGTTCGACGTGACCGCCGTGGGAACCAACCGCCGATTCCCGCTTTTCACCGCCGACTCGCTCCGGGACCGACAGGTCACCGTTCAGGCGGATCCGGACGACGTGATCGAGGAGATCCGGGCGACCAAGACCGAGGCGGAACTGGCTCACATCCGGGAGGCCCAGTCGGCGAACGAAGCCGCCATGGAGGCGGCCGAGGCCATGATCGCGGACGCCGAGGTCGGATCCGACGGCGATCTCCAGCTCGGTGGCGAGGTCCTGACCAGCGAGCGCGTGAAGGCCACCATCGAACGGACGCTACTCGACCGCGGGTTCGCCCTCGACGATACCATCGTCGCGAGCGGACAGGCCGGCGCGAACCCCCACGATTCGGGCTCGGGTCCGATCGGCGTCGACGAGCCGATCATTGTGGACATCTTCCCGCAATCGAAGACCACGAAGTACCACGCGGACATGACTCGGACCTTCCTCAAGGGCGAACCGACAGCCCAGGTGGCGGACTTCTACGAGACCACCAAGCGGGCCAAAGCGGCCGCCCTGGAGACCGTCGAGGCCGGGGTGACTGGAGCGGACGTTCACGACGCCGTCTGTGATGTCTACGAGAACGCCGGGTACCCCACGCTTCGCGAGGACGAGTCGACCGAGACTGGGTTCATCCACGGCACCGGCCATGGAGTCGGGCTGGCAGTGCACGAGAAACCCCAGATCAGCCCGGACGGCGGTCAACTGGAACCGGGCCAGGTCATCACGATCGAACCGGGGCTCTACGATCCGGCGGTCGGCGGCGTCCGGATCGAGGACCTGGTGGTCGTCACCGAGGACGGCTACGAGAACCTCACCGACTACCCGGAGACCCTGGTCGTGTAG
- a CDS encoding class I SAM-dependent methyltransferase, which produces MPVDRAAVRDTAKYLRQIRPIDPDEVSEYVPDQPDPRVVRQLLREMALELGIAEGPDGLFRPAATGPFKRPFDGVEGLPAAYDRQLEALLVEQYGPDWHRGDSGAAIRERIERLKADYFAGRSVSYDLDIALAYAIYHLADYYASTQYLLAELSREGLVPSQARILDVGAGVGGPALAITDYFDVPNREPDSLPVLDYQAVEPSTAADVLEALLGSGPRNVSVSIARETAEAFESSETYDLIFFNNVLSELENPVETAERYLDLLAPDGSLVLTAPADRNTSIQLREVERELETRGATVYGPTVRLWPNERPTEDCWSFDQQPDITVPGVQATLAEEADRAATVTNTSVKYSYSILRTDSERRYDLALSRSNVAMLGEMETHVGSRIDLVVAKLSRNLAEDGHPLYKISDGSESENHFAVLVNETELNQALRRAGYGDLLSVTNVLALYNDDEGAYNLVVDEETIVDA; this is translated from the coding sequence ATGCCCGTTGACCGAGCGGCGGTCCGGGACACCGCGAAGTACCTCCGGCAGATCCGGCCAATCGATCCGGACGAAGTGAGCGAATACGTGCCCGATCAGCCCGATCCGCGAGTTGTCCGCCAGTTGCTTCGCGAGATGGCCCTGGAACTGGGGATCGCCGAGGGCCCTGACGGGCTGTTCCGACCGGCAGCCACTGGTCCTTTCAAGCGGCCCTTCGACGGCGTCGAGGGGCTGCCGGCGGCATACGACCGGCAGCTCGAAGCACTCCTCGTCGAGCAGTACGGTCCGGACTGGCATCGGGGCGATAGTGGGGCGGCCATCCGGGAGCGGATCGAGCGGCTCAAGGCCGATTACTTCGCGGGCCGGTCGGTCTCCTACGACCTGGACATCGCCCTGGCCTATGCTATCTACCACCTCGCCGATTACTACGCGAGCACCCAGTACCTGCTCGCCGAACTCTCACGAGAGGGGCTCGTTCCCAGTCAGGCCCGGATTTTGGATGTGGGAGCCGGTGTGGGTGGACCAGCGCTGGCGATCACGGATTACTTCGACGTGCCGAACCGCGAGCCGGACTCGCTCCCCGTGCTGGATTATCAGGCCGTCGAGCCATCCACAGCCGCCGACGTGCTCGAAGCGCTGCTGGGCAGCGGACCACGAAACGTCTCGGTTTCGATCGCCCGGGAGACAGCCGAGGCTTTTGAGTCGAGTGAGACCTACGATCTGATCTTCTTCAACAACGTGCTCTCGGAACTGGAGAACCCGGTCGAGACTGCCGAACGCTACCTCGATCTACTCGCTCCAGACGGCTCGCTCGTCTTGACCGCCCCTGCCGACCGCAACACGAGCATCCAGCTTCGCGAGGTGGAGCGCGAACTCGAAACGCGTGGCGCGACCGTCTACGGGCCGACAGTCCGGCTCTGGCCGAACGAACGGCCCACGGAGGACTGCTGGTCCTTCGACCAGCAGCCCGATATCACGGTGCCGGGGGTCCAGGCTACCCTGGCCGAGGAAGCTGACCGCGCCGCGACCGTGACGAACACCTCCGTCAAGTACTCCTACTCGATCCTTCGGACCGACAGCGAGCGTCGCTATGACCTGGCGCTTTCCCGGTCGAACGTCGCGATGCTGGGCGAAATGGAAACACACGTCGGGAGTCGGATCGACCTGGTCGTCGCGAAACTTTCCCGGAACCTCGCCGAGGACGGGCACCCGCTGTACAAGATCAGCGACGGCAGCGAGTCCGAGAATCACTTCGCCGTACTGGTTAACGAGACGGAACTGAACCAGGCCCTCCGCCGGGCGGGCTACGGCGATCTGCTCTCGGTGACCAACGTGCTGGCACTCTACAACGACGACGAGGGGGCGTACAACCTGGTCGTCGACGAGGAGACCATCGTCGACGCCTGA
- a CDS encoding type II toxin-antitoxin system PemK/MazF family toxin: MSEGLAVRRGDIVIVGLAPAEGHEMKKTRPAVVVQNDIGNRNSSTTIVAPTTGTHRGYPFEVLVEADGSSFEKDSSVRLDQIRVVSIEKRIQSVVGSLSEPTMAKVDEALKLSLGLG; this comes from the coding sequence ATGAGTGAGGGTCTCGCGGTTCGTCGGGGAGACATCGTTATCGTTGGCCTTGCCCCTGCCGAAGGCCACGAGATGAAAAAGACTCGACCTGCGGTGGTCGTGCAAAACGATATTGGAAATCGCAATTCGAGTACGACCATCGTTGCTCCGACGACAGGGACACACCGAGGTTACCCATTCGAAGTACTGGTCGAAGCGGATGGGTCATCGTTCGAGAAGGACTCCTCGGTTCGTCTCGACCAGATCCGTGTCGTCTCCATCGAAAAGCGGATTCAGTCGGTTGTCGGGAGTTTGAGCGAGCCGACAATGGCCAAGGTGGATGAGGCACTGAAACTGAGTCTCGGTCTGGGTTGA
- the aroA gene encoding 3-phosphoshikimate 1-carboxyvinyltransferase, with amino-acid sequence MHATVSQSTVSGSVVAPPSKSYTHRAIFAGAYGDETEIHRPLVSADTRASMRAAEAFGAQVEQGDGSLTVTGFGDQPAVPADVIDCANSGTTIRLAMGVAGLVDGATVLTGDESLRSRPQGPMLDAIDQLGGHAWSTRGTDQAPIVVEGWADGGTVRIPGDVSSQFITSLLMAGARTDSGIEIALRSALKSGPYVDITIDVLAAFGVAVERTDLGFVVPGEQAYKAPADGYTVPGDFSAASYLLAAGAIAGGEVTVEGLFPGPQGDSAIVEILDRMGADIDWDETNGQVTVSQSGLSGITVDVGDTPDLLPTIAVLGAAADGTTTIENCEHVRYKETDRVAAMAESLERMGVTVTEERDTLTIHGGESELTGATLDGRGDHRIVMSLAVAGLVAEGETRVSDAADVAVSFPAFFDVLDKLGANLATE; translated from the coding sequence ATGCACGCGACGGTGTCACAGTCGACCGTCTCGGGGTCGGTCGTCGCCCCGCCTTCGAAGAGTTACACCCACCGGGCGATCTTCGCCGGCGCGTACGGCGACGAAACCGAGATTCACCGACCGCTCGTGAGTGCGGATACGCGGGCCTCGATGCGGGCCGCCGAGGCCTTCGGGGCCCAAGTCGAACAGGGCGACGGCTCACTCACAGTGACCGGCTTTGGCGACCAGCCAGCGGTCCCGGCCGACGTCATCGACTGTGCGAACAGCGGCACGACGATCCGGCTGGCGATGGGCGTCGCCGGCCTCGTGGACGGGGCGACGGTGCTGACCGGGGACGAATCGCTCCGGTCGCGCCCCCAGGGCCCGATGCTCGACGCGATCGACCAGTTGGGCGGTCACGCGTGGAGTACCCGGGGGACCGACCAGGCCCCGATCGTCGTCGAAGGCTGGGCGGACGGGGGCACGGTCCGGATTCCCGGAGATGTCTCCTCGCAGTTCATCACCTCACTCCTGATGGCGGGCGCCAGGACCGACTCGGGAATCGAGATCGCGCTGCGGTCGGCGCTGAAATCGGGGCCCTACGTGGACATCACGATCGACGTGCTGGCCGCGTTCGGTGTCGCCGTCGAGCGAACGGATCTGGGCTTTGTCGTCCCCGGCGAGCAGGCGTACAAAGCCCCAGCCGACGGCTACACCGTCCCGGGAGACTTCTCCGCGGCCTCGTACCTGCTCGCCGCCGGAGCGATCGCCGGCGGCGAGGTCACGGTCGAAGGGTTGTTCCCGGGCCCGCAGGGCGACAGCGCGATCGTCGAGATTCTGGATCGCATGGGTGCGGACATCGACTGGGACGAGACAAACGGTCAAGTAACCGTCTCGCAGTCGGGTCTCTCCGGTATCACGGTCGACGTGGGTGACACGCCCGATCTGCTACCGACGATCGCTGTACTGGGGGCCGCAGCCGACGGAACGACCACTATCGAGAACTGCGAGCACGTCCGCTACAAGGAGACGGACCGAGTGGCGGCCATGGCCGAATCGCTGGAGCGAATGGGCGTCACGGTGACCGAAGAGCGGGATACGCTCACGATCCACGGCGGGGAGAGCGAACTCACAGGCGCCACGCTCGACGGCCGGGGCGACCACCGTATCGTCATGTCCCTGGCCGTGGCCGGCCTGGTGGCCGAAGGCGAGACTCGGGTCTCCGACGCGGCGGACGTGGCGGTTTCGTTCCCGGCGTTCTTCGACGTGTTGGACAAACTCGGTGCGAACCTGGCGACAGAGTAG
- a CDS encoding prephenate dehydrogenase/arogenate dehydrogenase family protein: MDALIVGAGAVGRWFAGLLDGPVAFADADRETAVAAAGAFETGSVASLSADDSYDVVVIAVPMRVAETVIREQAPRANRAVVDLTGSMVEPLAAMATVAEERERMSLHPLFAPEHAPGRVAKSVGEGGPVVDKLSRALVEAGNTVVPVEPSVHDDAMRTVQGQVHAAILAFGLAADPVPEELATPVYEDLQALRERVTSGTPGVYADIQETFDGVEALQDAMDRLADADRAEFEELYRDAR; this comes from the coding sequence ATGGACGCGTTGATCGTCGGTGCCGGGGCCGTGGGCCGCTGGTTTGCGGGCCTTCTCGACGGCCCAGTCGCCTTCGCCGATGCGGATCGCGAGACGGCCGTCGCGGCTGCGGGGGCGTTCGAGACCGGCTCCGTGGCCTCGCTCTCTGCGGACGACTCGTATGATGTCGTGGTGATCGCGGTCCCGATGCGAGTCGCCGAGACGGTGATCCGCGAGCAGGCACCCCGAGCGAATCGTGCGGTGGTGGACCTCACGGGGTCGATGGTCGAACCGCTTGCGGCCATGGCCACGGTCGCCGAGGAGCGCGAACGAATGAGCCTGCACCCGCTTTTCGCCCCGGAGCATGCACCGGGTCGGGTCGCAAAGTCGGTCGGGGAGGGTGGCCCCGTGGTCGACAAACTGAGCCGGGCGCTCGTGGAAGCCGGGAACACGGTGGTTCCGGTCGAGCCCTCGGTGCACGACGACGCGATGCGAACCGTGCAGGGGCAGGTCCACGCGGCTATCCTTGCCTTCGGGCTTGCCGCCGATCCGGTCCCCGAAGAGCTCGCGACCCCGGTTTACGAGGATCTCCAGGCGCTTCGAGAGCGGGTCACGTCCGGCACGCCCGGCGTGTACGCCGACATTCAGGAGACATTCGACGGCGTTGAGGCCCTCCAGGACGCCATGGACCGACTGGCCGACGCCGACCGGGCGGAATTCGAGGAGTTGTACCGCGATGCCCGTTGA
- a CDS encoding AAA family ATPase, with product MSGTPAIEAVLREAQPRDAGQGVIRLSRAAMRELGVLSGESVRIVGEEATVARVWPGRSDLGPNELRADGELRANAGVAVGDRVEITPVELAEADSVTLVPTADPGVDPATLERAVGRRLRNRSLRTSQQVKVDSLGEFRVTATDPTGPVRVTEETVVHLEAADDAASDVGVTYEDIGGLDDELAAVRELIEAPLSEPELFQRLGIDSPKGVLLFGPPGTGKTRIARAVANEADAHFISISGPEIVTKYKGESEQRIRSVFEEAREQAPSVIFFDELDAIAGKRDDGGDMENRIVAQLLSELDGLAARGEVVVIGATNRVDAIDPALRRPGRFDREVEIGVPDREGREEILHIHTRGMPLTEDVDVSALAERTHGFVGADLQALVVEAAMVAMGRYRDDEAELSVTRQDFEAALSAVEPSAMREFVAEMPATSFADIGGLDDVKQALREAVEWPRTHRELFEATSTDPPSGILLYGPPGTGKTMLARAVASESGVNFIRVAGPELFDRYVGESERAVRELFERARQAAPTVIFLDELDAIAGRRGDTQEVTERVVSQLLTELDGAAADPNLIVLGATNRLEAIDPALRRPGRLERQLLVPEPDRDARLAILRVKTEDKPLAADVDLAALADDLAGYTGADIEALVRAASMRAIRGAVRNGADEEAAITITGAHFEAAIDTLDREDRSRSDTLSSQHS from the coding sequence ATGAGCGGGACACCGGCCATCGAGGCCGTTCTGCGGGAGGCCCAGCCGCGGGACGCTGGACAGGGAGTGATCAGGCTCTCCCGGGCCGCGATGCGCGAACTGGGGGTGTTGAGCGGCGAGTCGGTCCGGATCGTCGGCGAGGAGGCGACCGTGGCACGGGTCTGGCCGGGGCGGAGCGACCTCGGGCCCAACGAACTGCGGGCCGACGGGGAACTCCGGGCCAACGCCGGGGTGGCCGTCGGCGACCGAGTCGAGATCACGCCGGTCGAACTCGCTGAAGCCGATTCGGTCACACTCGTCCCAACCGCCGACCCCGGCGTCGATCCTGCCACCCTCGAACGGGCCGTGGGCAGGCGTCTCAGAAATCGCTCGCTTCGGACGTCCCAGCAGGTGAAAGTCGACTCATTGGGCGAGTTTCGCGTGACGGCCACCGACCCCACGGGCCCCGTCCGGGTCACCGAGGAGACGGTCGTCCACCTCGAGGCAGCCGACGATGCCGCCTCCGACGTGGGCGTCACCTACGAGGACATCGGCGGACTCGATGACGAACTGGCGGCCGTGCGTGAACTCATCGAAGCGCCCCTCTCCGAGCCCGAGTTGTTCCAGCGACTCGGAATCGACTCCCCGAAGGGCGTGCTCCTCTTCGGGCCGCCGGGAACTGGCAAGACCCGAATCGCCCGGGCCGTCGCCAACGAGGCCGACGCGCATTTCATCTCGATCTCCGGGCCCGAGATTGTCACGAAGTACAAAGGCGAGTCCGAACAGCGGATCCGGAGTGTCTTCGAGGAGGCTCGCGAGCAGGCCCCGAGCGTGATCTTCTTCGACGAACTCGATGCCATCGCCGGGAAGCGCGACGACGGCGGGGACATGGAGAACCGGATCGTCGCCCAACTCCTCTCGGAACTCGATGGGCTTGCGGCCCGCGGTGAGGTCGTCGTCATTGGGGCGACGAACCGCGTGGACGCGATCGACCCCGCACTCAGACGCCCGGGGCGTTTCGATCGCGAAGTGGAGATCGGTGTGCCTGACCGGGAGGGTCGCGAGGAGATCCTCCACATTCACACCCGGGGGATGCCCCTGACCGAGGACGTGGACGTCTCGGCGCTGGCCGAACGGACCCACGGATTCGTCGGAGCCGATCTGCAGGCGCTGGTCGTCGAGGCCGCGATGGTCGCCATGGGCCGGTATCGGGACGACGAGGCTGAGCTCTCGGTCACTCGCCAGGACTTCGAAGCCGCGCTGTCGGCGGTCGAACCCTCCGCGATGCGCGAGTTCGTCGCCGAGATGCCGGCGACCTCGTTTGCGGATATCGGCGGACTCGATGACGTCAAACAGGCGCTGCGGGAGGCCGTGGAGTGGCCACGCACCCACCGCGAACTCTTCGAAGCCACGTCGACCGATCCGCCCTCGGGTATCCTGCTCTACGGGCCGCCGGGAACCGGGAAGACGATGCTCGCCCGGGCCGTCGCGAGCGAGAGCGGGGTCAATTTCATCCGGGTCGCGGGGCCGGAGCTCTTCGACCGCTACGTCGGGGAGTCAGAACGGGCGGTCCGCGAGCTCTTCGAGCGCGCCCGTCAGGCCGCACCGACGGTGATTTTCCTGGACGAACTCGATGCCATCGCGGGGCGACGGGGTGACACCCAGGAAGTCACCGAGCGGGTCGTCTCCCAGCTTTTGACCGAACTCGACGGCGCGGCCGCGGACCCGAACCTGATCGTCCTCGGCGCGACCAACCGGCTCGAAGCGATCGACCCGGCGCTGCGCCGCCCCGGCCGACTGGAACGGCAGTTACTCGTGCCAGAACCGGACCGGGACGCTCGCCTGGCGATCCTGCGTGTCAAAACCGAGGACAAACCGCTGGCCGCGGACGTCGATCTCGCGGCCCTCGCCGACGACCTGGCCGGGTACACGGGCGCGGACATCGAGGCGCTGGTTCGTGCGGCCTCAATGCGGGCGATTCGAGGGGCTGTCCGGAACGGGGCCGACGAGGAGGCGGCGATCACCATCACGGGTGCACACTTCGAAGCGGCGATAGACACTCTCGACCGGGAGGACAGATCGAGAAGCGACACCCTCTCCTCGCAGCACTCGTAA
- a CDS encoding shikimate kinase, producing the protein MDGRARAPAAGTVLNALATGYGSAFAIEEYVTAEVALEGETVHGEIAGHPEADTTLIEAAALAVLDELGETGGLRIRTESDVPMAGGLKSSSAAANATVLATLAALGQADAMDREAAARLGVQAAREAGVTVTGAFDDASASMLGGLTITDNTDDRLLERDTVDWDVGVWIPPEQAFSAEADVDRCQRIAPVADVVRDLAEGGQYATAMTINGLAFAPALQQPTEPMIEALPEAAGVSLSGTGPSYVAVGDESAIETVLDRWEQRDGRTIRTRTQSTGATIE; encoded by the coding sequence ATGGACGGACGCGCACGGGCCCCGGCCGCCGGGACGGTGCTCAACGCACTGGCGACGGGGTACGGATCGGCCTTCGCCATCGAGGAGTACGTCACCGCGGAAGTTGCCCTCGAAGGCGAGACGGTCCACGGCGAGATCGCGGGCCACCCCGAGGCGGACACGACGCTGATCGAAGCGGCCGCTCTGGCGGTCCTCGATGAACTGGGGGAGACCGGCGGACTGCGGATTCGAACCGAGAGCGACGTCCCGATGGCCGGCGGGCTCAAGAGTTCGAGTGCGGCGGCGAACGCCACAGTGCTGGCCACGCTTGCCGCACTCGGCCAGGCCGACGCGATGGATCGCGAGGCGGCCGCCCGGCTCGGTGTGCAAGCAGCCCGTGAGGCCGGCGTGACGGTCACCGGGGCGTTCGACGATGCGAGCGCGAGCATGCTCGGTGGCCTGACGATCACGGACAACACCGACGACCGCCTGCTCGAGCGGGACACGGTCGACTGGGACGTCGGCGTCTGGATCCCGCCGGAGCAGGCCTTTAGCGCCGAAGCGGACGTCGATCGCTGTCAGCGAATCGCACCAGTGGCCGACGTAGTCCGGGACCTCGCGGAAGGCGGTCAGTACGCCACCGCGATGACCATAAACGGGTTGGCCTTCGCCCCGGCCCTCCAGCAGCCGACCGAGCCGATGATCGAGGCGCTGCCGGAGGCGGCGGGCGTCTCGCTGTCCGGGACTGGACCGAGTTACGTCGCCGTTGGGGACGAGTCGGCCATCGAGACGGTCCTCGACCGCTGGGAGCAACGAGACGGGCGAACGATTCGGACACGGACCCAATCGACGGGGGCGACAATCGAATGA
- the surE gene encoding 5'/3'-nucleotidase SurE, protein MSGSLDILVTNDDGIESPGIRALAQELSTVGEVTVVAPADNKSAVGRASSREVRVRETDLGYAIEGTPVDCVVAGIGSLAPYPDVVVAGINKGANLGMYVLGRSGTVSAAVEAAFFDVPSIATSLYLPDEKWKRTLDIEAYDHAARATRHLVENAVGSGVFEEADYLNLNAPDPDVEPQGMRVTRPSRAYDMTAERDGEWVSLKDRMWQRMETQSLADGSDTDRRAVVEGHISVSPLTAPHTPEGYGKLEDLVASY, encoded by the coding sequence ATGTCCGGGTCCCTTGACATCCTCGTGACGAACGACGACGGCATCGAGAGCCCCGGGATTCGAGCGCTCGCCCAGGAACTCTCGACGGTCGGGGAGGTCACCGTCGTCGCGCCGGCGGACAACAAGAGTGCCGTCGGACGGGCCAGTTCGCGGGAGGTCCGAGTCCGGGAGACCGACCTGGGGTATGCCATCGAGGGGACCCCCGTGGACTGTGTCGTCGCCGGCATCGGTTCGCTTGCTCCGTATCCCGACGTGGTCGTCGCCGGGATCAACAAAGGCGCGAACCTCGGGATGTACGTCCTCGGACGCTCGGGGACAGTCAGTGCCGCCGTCGAGGCGGCGTTTTTCGACGTGCCCTCGATCGCGACCTCGCTGTACTTGCCCGACGAGAAGTGGAAGCGCACGCTCGATATCGAGGCCTACGACCATGCGGCCCGGGCCACGAGACACCTCGTCGAGAACGCCGTGGGTAGCGGCGTGTTCGAGGAGGCGGATTACCTCAACCTCAACGCCCCGGACCCGGACGTGGAACCGCAGGGGATGCGCGTGACCCGCCCCTCCCGAGCCTACGACATGACCGCCGAACGCGACGGCGAGTGGGTGTCCCTGAAAGACCGGATGTGGCAGCGCATGGAGACCCAGAGTCTGGCCGACGGCTCCGATACTGACCGTCGGGCCGTTGTCGAGGGCCACATAAGCGTCTCGCCGCTGACGGCTCCACACACCCCGGAGGGCTACGGAAAGCTCGAAGACCTTGTCGCGTCGTACTGA
- a CDS encoding chorismate mutase, with translation MSESNTPAETPTEEMSLDDLREEIRMIDHDIVELIARRTYVADTIADVKAEKGLPTTDESQEQAVMDRAGENAEKYDVESNLVKAIFRLLIELNKVEQRENR, from the coding sequence ATGAGTGAATCTAACACACCAGCCGAGACGCCGACCGAGGAGATGTCCCTGGACGACCTCCGCGAGGAGATCCGGATGATCGACCACGACATCGTGGAGTTGATCGCCCGGCGGACCTACGTCGCGGACACGATCGCTGACGTCAAAGCCGAGAAGGGGCTTCCGACGACCGACGAGAGCCAGGAGCAGGCCGTGATGGATCGGGCCGGGGAGAACGCCGAGAAGTACGACGTGGAATCGAATCTGGTCAAGGCGATTTTCAGGCTGTTGATCGAGTTGAACAAGGTCGAACAGCGGGAGAACCGGTAG
- a CDS encoding HAD family phosphatase → MTSAVVFDMDGVIVDTEQYWIEAEVEILDTALPAGHDVDPLDITGINVHDQYDLLAAEYDLQVSREAYFDLFDQEAAGVYERADLLTGFHDLLDAIRERSVPIGLATSSYPRWIDIVFESHDLDGRFDEVLSAANLDGPGKPEPLIYETIAERLDREPTDLVVVEDSENGIAAAASAGAYTVAYAAHGTDDGTDRSPADEVVETPTELSERVLGSLDGE, encoded by the coding sequence ATGACTTCGGCTGTCGTCTTCGATATGGACGGGGTGATCGTCGACACCGAGCAGTACTGGATCGAGGCCGAGGTGGAGATCCTGGATACTGCGCTGCCCGCCGGCCACGACGTCGACCCCCTGGACATCACCGGGATCAACGTCCACGATCAGTACGACCTGCTGGCCGCCGAGTATGACCTGCAGGTCTCCCGGGAGGCGTACTTCGACCTTTTCGATCAGGAGGCGGCGGGCGTCTACGAGCGGGCTGACCTCCTCACCGGCTTCCACGACCTGCTCGATGCGATCCGGGAGCGTTCGGTCCCCATCGGGCTCGCGACCTCCTCGTATCCCCGGTGGATCGACATCGTCTTCGAGAGCCACGATCTGGACGGCCGCTTCGACGAGGTACTCAGCGCGGCGAACCTCGACGGCCCGGGCAAACCGGAGCCGCTGATCTACGAGACGATCGCCGAACGACTGGATCGGGAACCGACCGATTTAGTCGTCGTGGAGGACTCCGAGAACGGCATTGCGGCCGCCGCCAGCGCCGGGGCCTACACGGTTGCCTACGCTGCTCACGGGACAGACGACGGCACCGACCGCTCGCCAGCAGACGAGGTGGTCGAGACCCCGACGGAACTCAGCGAGCGCGTGTTAGGGTCGCTCGACGGCGAATAG
- a CDS encoding DUF5796 family protein: MSQRSEVAPEPLGVELDEGGIYVSYQDNRRVFYNGIPELVTGTLRCRPGKDVQVLVTDESETEGVMTYVNELKTADDILESSGVGRVYLDPGESTELFEGVVASVDGLAVEITADMDAVDGRVFVFEEDELGEQMYELSEN; encoded by the coding sequence ATGAGCCAACGCAGCGAGGTGGCACCCGAGCCGCTCGGCGTCGAACTGGACGAGGGCGGTATTTATGTCAGCTACCAGGACAACCGCCGGGTCTTCTACAACGGCATCCCCGAACTCGTCACGGGCACCTTGCGGTGCCGACCCGGAAAGGACGTGCAGGTGCTGGTCACCGACGAGTCCGAGACCGAGGGTGTGATGACCTACGTCAACGAGCTGAAAACGGCCGACGACATTCTCGAATCCAGCGGGGTCGGCCGGGTCTACCTCGACCCGGGGGAATCGACGGAACTCTTCGAGGGAGTCGTCGCGTCCGTCGACGGCCTCGCGGTCGAGATCACGGCCGACATGGATGCCGTCGACGGTCGGGTCTTCGTCTTCGAGGAGGACGAACTCGGCGAGCAGATGTACGAACTGAGTGAGAACTGA